Below is a genomic region from Pseudomonas extremaustralis.
CGGTTGCAACTCGGCCCAGGCCTTTTGCGCGTGGAGGAAGTCGGCACGGGCGGTGTCCAGGCTTTCCTTGCCCTGGCAATACGCCAGGGCGCTGACGGCCAATTGACGATCGGCTTCCACCCAGCGGCTGTAGGTCGGCAGGATCACTTGCTTGGCGATGGCTGCCGAGGTCACCGCTTGCGGGTCTTGCGGTGAGCAGGCGCCGAGCGCGAGGGCGGCCAGGCTGGTGAACAACAACTTGGGACGGAACATGTCGAGCTCCCTTCTGTAAGTGGGGCGAAGCTTATAGAGAATTCAGGAACGCCAGCAGCGCGGCACGCTGTTGGGCATTGAAGGACAACACATGCTGCTGCGCCGCCTGTGCTTCGCCGCCGTGCCAGAGCACGGCTTCGAGCAGGTCGCGGGCGCGGCCGTCATGCAGGAATTGGGTATGGCCACTGACGGTTTGCGTCAGGCCGATGCCCCACAACGGCGGCGTGCGCCAGTCGCGGCCACTGGCCTTGAATTCGGTGCGGTGGTCGGCCAGGCCGTCGCCCATGTCATGCAACAGCAGGTCGCTGTAGGGGCGGATCACCTGGTTGGCCAGTTCAGGCTCGGCGGCGTTGACCTTTGTCGTGAACGATGGCGTGTGACAACCCTGGCAACCGGCCTGGTAGAACAGGTTTCTCCCGGCCAGCACTTGCGGTGTGTCCACATCGCGGCGCGCGGGAACCGCCAGGTTGCGGGTATAGAACAGCACCAGGCGCAGGATGTTGTCGCTGACTTCCGGTTCGCCGTCGGGACCATTGCCGTTGGGCGCCTGTCGGCAGGCGACCTGGGCGTCGGTGCAGTCATCGAACGGTCTCAGGGAGGTGGTCAGGCCCATATCGCCCGAGAATGCGTGGACATTCTGTTGATTGAGGTTGGGTTGCCCGGCTTTCCAGCCGAAACGCCCAAGCACGGTTTTCTGGCGGGCGTCATCCCAGACCCAATTCGCGCGGCCGACGATGGCGTCCTTGTCGGCGGTCTTCGGGTCGGTGTTGCGCAGGATGTCCGCATCGGCAATCGCTTCGAGCAGGCCCAGGCCGATCATCGGCGGGGCGATGCGCGCGGAGAAACGTGTGTCTGGATGCATCGGGCCGTAGCCGAGCTGGGTGATCTGCAGGTGGGGCTTGCGCAATTCGACGACGGTGCCGTCCTTGAACGTGACGTTGACCGGCGTGTAGTCGACTCGCACCTTGCCCTCCGGCGTCACGCCGGGTACGGCCATGTCCTGCAATTGCCCGCCGTAGATCGGTTCGGGCACTACGCCGAGTTGCTCGATGAGCCTGGCATACGGCGGTGCATCCGGGATCGACAGGCGCACCAGCATCGACACCGCGTTCTGCGCGTCGGGCAGCGGCGGATGACCACGGCCGTCCTTGATATGGCAGTTCTGGCAGGCGTTGGTGTTGAACAACGGGCCCAGGCCGTCGCGGGCGGTGGTGGTGGACGGTGCGATCACCCAGGGGCTGCGGAAGAAACTGTTGCCGACACTGAAATCCAGGCGGCGGGTTGGCGCCAGGTTGGCCGAAGGCAGTGAAAACGCGTTCTGGTCGTGCTTGTTCACGGTCGTTGCGCCGCCTGCCCGGGCTTCACCGGGCTCTGCCTGGGTAAACCGCGGTGCGTCATCGCAGGCGGTCAGGCTCAGGGCCAACCAGGCTGCGCACAGGCGAGGAAGCGAAGGGAACATCGGGTTTCCTGAGCGAAGGCGAAAATTAAGGTGGCAAAGTCTAACAGGGCGGAAGAGTTTGAATAAGAGCAATTATCGTTTGATGGCTTCCCGATGCATTCCCGCTAGAATAACGACACATTTTTTCTGGAGGTCGCCAATGCAGGCTCTCGACGCTTTGCTTAACCGTGTTTCCGTGCCGCGTCTGCTGGCGCCGGCACCGACCCAGGAGCAGCGCGATGTGCTGTTCGCCGCGGCCATGCGTGCTCCCGACCACGGTCAACTGCGCCCTTGGCGGTTCCTCACCGTCGAAGGTGCCGCCCGTGAGCAAATGGGCACGCTGCTGGTCGAGGCCTTGCGTCTGCAGGACCCCGAAGCCCCGCAAGCCGCAATCGACAAGGCCCAGAACGGGCCGCTGCGCGCACCGCTGGTGGTGGTGGTGATCGCCCGTCCGCAGGAACATCCCAAGGTACCCAAATCCGAACAGGTGCTGGCCGCCGCGTGTGCAGCCCACGGCATTCTGTTGGCGGCTT
It encodes:
- a CDS encoding di-heme oxidoreductase family protein, encoding MFPSLPRLCAAWLALSLTACDDAPRFTQAEPGEARAGGATTVNKHDQNAFSLPSANLAPTRRLDFSVGNSFFRSPWVIAPSTTTARDGLGPLFNTNACQNCHIKDGRGHPPLPDAQNAVSMLVRLSIPDAPPYARLIEQLGVVPEPIYGGQLQDMAVPGVTPEGKVRVDYTPVNVTFKDGTVVELRKPHLQITQLGYGPMHPDTRFSARIAPPMIGLGLLEAIADADILRNTDPKTADKDAIVGRANWVWDDARQKTVLGRFGWKAGQPNLNQQNVHAFSGDMGLTTSLRPFDDCTDAQVACRQAPNGNGPDGEPEVSDNILRLVLFYTRNLAVPARRDVDTPQVLAGRNLFYQAGCQGCHTPSFTTKVNAAEPELANQVIRPYSDLLLHDMGDGLADHRTEFKASGRDWRTPPLWGIGLTQTVSGHTQFLHDGRARDLLEAVLWHGGEAQAAQQHVLSFNAQQRAALLAFLNSL
- a CDS encoding nitroreductase family protein; amino-acid sequence: MQALDALLNRVSVPRLLAPAPTQEQRDVLFAAAMRAPDHGQLRPWRFLTVEGAAREQMGTLLVEALRLQDPEAPQAAIDKAQNGPLRAPLVVVVIARPQEHPKVPKSEQVLAAACAAHGILLAAYAQGIGAVWRTGDLSYSAHVAKGLGLTAGEEVIGFLYLGTPQNPPRTAPKEDLTAFVRAWPGL